The DNA sequence gatgatatcttcggaaatataatataaatcagcattttgatgaggtaaagtgggggatgagattgttaatcaggttacccacctttaagcgTTGATAAAAagttttgcacaaatgtttgcttacaaatatttttcaaaatgttattacaaCAATGTAGTAGTGTTTTTCATGTAaacttaaaaatgttttcatgacctttatatgacctgacgacatttaaatattattaaaacgttttcaaaaccaaAACACGACTTGCTGgggaatgaacgaatgaatgaatgatcatgaacaaatgaatgaaaaaaaatgaatgaatgcattGATGAATGAACAAACGAACAAATGAATCGGGAAGAAACAAACGAATGAAAGCCCGCCttaaaggttctacaaagaatcAATTGGATTAGAAAGTTTCTTTAAATctttatggttctttatagaactttttataGATACCTTAGCGTTGCTTAGGGAATTTCGCCTTATACGGGACTTGCACCtttagtttgtttttgtttaattctATTTTAGAGTGTGCTAACTTCAAATTTTGTAAGCATGGTTAGGGGCCTTGGCCTTGGTCACCGGGCCCACGCCCACGCATAATAGGTTACAAGCTTTCCACACCGCTCTAATGGGTTACGCGCTTTATCTGCATATGCGCAAAAGCTACCACACAGTCCAGAAAAAACCGAAAGGGCGAGTATAAAGCTTATGATCATTAAATATATGAGCTAATTCATCTTACCTATGCACATTTATCTGCTTTTTGATGTGTAATACTTACTGAGTTTTGTTCGGGGTATTTAATTTTACGTGAAGTATGTTCAAATCAATAGTTGACTTGTTTTTAGGCCTATCATTTATCGCAAGTAAAATATGAATAGCAACATCAATTCATATTGGCTGGATTCTTAAAGAGCATAGCAGTCAAGCTTTTGTGGGGGCATCTGTTGCGTCACATATCCTCCCTGGGGTGTCATCATGCTTTCAACAACTCTtcttatacctttgtacaggagccaagcgttgttaatccgtgatgaatccacatgcagtccagtagcgtatacgcgtaaaattcgtcatgcctagAACCCGCAAACAAATCTCTTATGTTGCTTTCCTGCAGAGAAATCGATACAAGTGCCCTCAGAAGGTCCGGACACAAGCATACACTTCTTTAATTCGCCCGACCCTCGAGTACGCTGCCACAATCTGGGACCCATACCATGAAAGGGACATCAACAGCTTAGAAAGAGTCTAGAGAAAGGCCGTCCGGTTCATCATAGGGAATTATCGCAGAAGATCGAGTGTCACTGCTTTGAGGGCCGACTTGGGGTTTCCAACACTACAGCAATGAAGGTTGGCATGAAGACTGACTCTGTTTTACAAGATTCATAACCAGGAAGTCTCTGTCCAAATACCATGTCACTACATACCACAAGACACACTCCATCAAAACCAGAAGGACACATGAGGAGCAGTACAAGATTATCAGAGTAAGAACAGAAGTATACAAGAACAGCTACTTCCCAGCAACCATACCAGTATGGAACAAACTCCCTGCTTCTATAGTGAATTCAACATCAAGCCAAACATTCAAAACCAAGATCCAGCAGCTGGTTTCCAGTGATCAATCTAAGCTGTACATGGGCTCAGTTGTTCCAGCAGCTGCGTCACTCAACTAGTCCTGCACCAAGTCTTCACTGTATATAATTTTGCACCCTTCGTCGtgagttttgtgatttttatcaTCGTCATCGGTGGTGGGAGTGATTTTGTCTGTTCTGCACCGGATGTGAAGTTGCACCGCTGGGCGTGATACCATGTatggtctacccagaattcacgtagaagaagaagaagaaatcaccgatcttcttgtaaggttgagtggcaatgacaaacggacattccgaatgaaagaatcatgtgaattagatgatcttaaccttgttttcgttgttgaaagggattcaatcatgtttcaccgttattcatcaccgattaacaactcgcgtccggcgcgtctgcatggtttactttgcttggtgaagtaaaccatgcagacgatgCGGACGCATACTTGTTAATCGGTGATGCACAAGTGTTTATTAAagggcactttgtgatccacagcctcatcctcctcAACTTCTGTACTCCAAAAAAGTTGACCTTTTTATAACACCAGAACCTAGGACTACATTTATAACTGCTTGTAGAGCTCTGTTTTGTACATAACCTTTTTTTGCAGATTTGGTCATTTGACAAATACATCATCCATTACACTGTAATACAAGTGATTATGCGTATTAACTCACAAATATATGTCCAAATCAACTGATTGGAAATAAGGTTTTCATCTATGCAtaccctaaaaagaggatgctagaatcaaaAAATGTCCTTTAACAAGTATCATTCATCAATCATGATTCTTGCATCTCTTTTCAAACCTGACATTGCGGCACAATAACAAATTTGTACCCTCCATCAACATTGCACAATGTTTACTTTGGTTTTACAaacaaatatttaacaaattaatTTGTGAAAATGTCATAAAGCCAAAATACCAGATAAAATGTGGTTCATTCAGAAAGGTAGGAAATTTAAAGATGTAAAGAAATGCAAGAATGAATTTGTAGTTCATAGGGCATAAAAGAAGGTTCATGTCAGGTGATTGTGATCGCTTTTACCATTCAAATACAATTGTTCATTTCCCATAACCCTAAAACtatataaaatcaaaattcactcctgagacaaacctttttgttTATTTAGCCTAACATAAGGAAATCTAGCAGGCAAATAGCTACAAATTAACTTTTTTGTAATTCTCTAGTAATCGAAATCCATGTTCCAGTACTAGACACAATACAATGAGGGCGCTTTTCAGGAAACTCATCACATCTACTCTGACACCAGGAGGTGCACCATGGAGACCAATGATGACCAGTAATGGAGACGGTAGACTACAACTCACATTGGCTATTATTAAACCAGATGTTGTTGCACATCCACATAGACTAGAGGTATGTACCACAACCTAGTTGGTAATTGTTCTCATTAAACACTGAAAAAGAAAAAGGCCTGGTAAAATTAAGAgcagttttgacaaaacaaatttgtttgtatcgaccgtcgatgctgcttcgatgcttgttatcaatgaactatcaactaattaatcagcattaatggtaaatttgtattggtcaatatcactacaggcacaaattaccaTTTTATCACAAGaataatagtaaattaattgatttcataaataacaaagatcgaccaagcatcgatggtcgatgaAAGGTCAAActtatttgtttctattgccttatagAAGTGATCTGTTATAAGGGGACATACTGTTACTCTTTCCTTCTTCTAATTAAATTTGGTACTGCAAAATACTTGGCAGTTAGGGAGTACCATACATTGTTTTATTTGCTGTATGTTTATTACTTGTCCATCATAATCATGTACTCCTATAGTAAAGGATTGCCTCTGTTGGTGTATCATATATAAAAGAGGGCAATGCAGAGGCAAGCAGATCCTACTCtcagaaattgatttttttttcaagcaaaagtctttcttttcaatgaaaatcaatatCTGATAGATTCATGTAGAATTTAACTTGTAAAAAGTGATCTGTCAAAAGATTGCAAAGCTACCCCTGCATGCCAAAGtcacccctcccccttttttttttttttggaaaacatcTCACCACAATTAATAAATCTATCAGAAATAGATTTTCTTTCAAGCAAAGCAAAAGTCTTTCTCTCCAAGAGAGAGAAAATTGATATCTGACAGGTAGAGTTTAACTTGTAAAAAGTGACCTGTAAAAAGATGTCaaagttacccccccccccttttaggAAACACAAATTAATCACCCACTGAACTGTCCAATATTGATAAAATCACGAAAAATTAACGCAGCGAAAATATCCCATTATACAGTAAAACTTGATCAGACCATACatctttaatttttgtttttcaggAGGTGAAAGAAGAAATTGTTGAGAATGAATTTTATTTCATCCAGTCCAAAATTGTGAAATGGAGTAAAAGTGATGCAGAGAAATTCTATGGTGAACATAAAGGTGAGTActttgggctattcagttgaaatccatacacccctgtggaagacatgaccttaatctcccacacaggggtgtagatttcaaatggagtcaccattcagggaaccccatttgaaattcacactccctgtggggaagattaaggtcatgtcttccatagggggtttatggatttcaactggaatctagAGGTTAATTAATTGAATTGATTTCTGTAATGTTTTTCAACACAATAAACCTTGTTGTAAAACACCAAACTATGCCAACAACTGGATGCAGTCTCATAATGTGTTTCAGATATATATAAAACTGCCTTTCGGACTTTTACAAAAGAATTCTTATTGTATGAATGTCCTGTTATAAAGACTATTGCGAATGCCATGCTCCGGGGCTGTGCTCAGCATGTTGTATGAAAATATTGATGTTAGAACATTTGTGTTCAACTTTGACCTTGAAGTAGGCAATTATTCCAGGGTAGGCTTTGTAAGACTTTGGCTTAAAAATTCTGATATCAATACAGCTGTATGATCTGTGTCATAGTTTGCAAGTGTAAAAGTATTGTTTGATTTAATTGTTCTCAATGTGGTCTTTTCAGGTCGGTTTTTCTACAATAGACTTGTTGGTTTCATGTCCATGGGACCAATGAGTGTTCACGTACTGGCAAGACAGAATGCTATTAAGCACTGGAGAAACCTTATGGGTCCAACGAAAACATTCaggtaaggcaatagaaacaaattagttcaatctttcgatcgaccatcgatgcttggtcgatccttattatttataaagtCAATTAATTTACTGTGATAAAATGGTAATTTGTACatgtagtgatattgaccaatatcaaTTTAGCTTTAATTCTGATTAAGTAGTTGATAGTTCAttgataacaagcatcgaagcagcatcaacggccgatccaaagatcaaacaaacttGTTTCTGGTTCCTAAGAGAATTACACATACatcccacacacacccaccctaTGCTCACACACCAGGGGTTCATTTCTCTAAACCTTTAAAcctttgtaactcaagtaaccattcgtaaagttacgaatacccaatactagacgtaactttatgaAGGGTTCCTGTAGTAAATTCCTATTCCAGGCAACCTGACTGGTCTTATATACATTTTGTGGActgtgctacagtttgtccaatctgaagtacaaagtgacaacgcacgCGTATACAGcgtgttaacagtgcgtagtgctgcgtcgctgctgcaggtatgcgtgccttcaaagtcggcacaatgtgtgcgtccgtgtctgtactttgtacttcagagtagactgattGTAGCTAGGGAACCAAGGACATCTGCAGTTGGTGTGTGTCCAGTGtaatttgttcttttttttcaGAGCTAAACATGAAGCTCCCGGGTCTTTGAGAGCTAGGTATGGGCTCACAGATACAAGAAATGCAACCCATGGATCAGGTATGTGCAATATTAATGACCCCATATTCTCTCTTTTTTATGTGACATCAGGCCCATATTCTAGAATTTCCCCAGACTCAAACTCAGTCAAGATAAGCTTGAATTGCTTGGCATTTTCAAAACTTAACATTCttataaaaatattgaaatattttcactaatttaaagtgttaatcacacaattctaccaacaaatgcttttaaaacatttttaccaatattttgggtattttgtataaaaaaaaaaaaaaaaagaaatagggAAAAAAAATGGGCCGATTTCTCCAAGACAAAATACACACCACAAAACAAATGTGTGTcgcagctttgagacatacttGGAGTACTTGgagttaaccccctggacactgctggtcatttaacagcatttctgattggttgataacttgaaatgctcatttcaattgccaattatgactaggctttaaactatttatggtcaaacgctatttgcagatgatcttattaataccctccttgattggttcaaaattggacacaatattcatttaggCCAATCCGAagttagttctcatggggttaatatcaGACACATTCTGATAATGCATTCATCATATTATTGTTTCCTTTTTCACTTTTCTGCAGATTCAGATGAGAATGCAAAGAAAGAAATTGGTCTTTTCTTTCCAGATTTTGATGTTGGCTCTTGGTATGCCAGTGAAGAAGAATTATTTAGGACTGGAAAAGTGACATTTTGTTCCCAATCTGGGGTGCATGTGATAGATACAAGTGACAGATAGCCACGATGTTGACTCCTGGTATGCCAGGGAAGAGCTTATATTTAGGACAGGGGTCACTGTTCTCAATCCAAAGTACATGTGCACGTGATAGATATGAGTGACAGGTAGCCATCATGTTGACTCCTGGTATACCAGGGGAGGGACATATATTTAGGACAGGAGTGACATTATGGGGTACATGTAGTAGATACAAGCAACAGGAAGCCATGATGCGACAGGTAGCCATGATGTTGACTCCTGGTTTACCAGCGAAGAGCTTATATTTAGGATGTGGTGACTGTTTGTTCTCAATCCAATGTACATGTGATAGATACAGGTAGCCATgatgttaaagccttaatgtatgatttccgacaaattttgattttgttattctttattcaaaatgttgaaataatattagtaataactgacgagaagggttgctgtccatttcaggttgaaataacaaggtaaagttaaAAAAGttaaagaaaccccactggttattttggccatttaacacacagttctatatgggaggacatattaaaattattatcataatttttaaattatgataatatgtcgaactttgctatgttgacctacaaagacaacaaatttggccgattccatttaggtgcaagttgggacatgtgtaaacattacaaatatgcaaaaaatcaggtttgaaaaaaaattaaccaatttcatattataagatcgtacattatggctttaaaagtaACTTGACTCCTGATATTCCAGGGAAGAAGGATTTATAACTGGAATGGAGACATATTGTTCTAAATCTGGTGAACATGATTGTGATATAGATTCAAGTCACAGACAGCATGCAGTGCATTGCAAACTTAACACACACAATCAGAAGTACATGTATTTGACATTACTGCTGGTAACATAGATCAGTTCCTAGATGCTAGTAAGAGAGGTCACATGTAGCACCTAATGGAATTAGACAATATATTGATAGTCAGCAGTTTCCAGGGCTTTGTCTCAGAACCTATCCGGGGGGAGGGGGGCTAATTGTTTGGTAGGTAAGTGCCGCCCAGATGCAGGCTCTGGATCGGACTTTGTTTGAGGACATAAAAATGGGGTTTCAAGAACTAAAATGGGGCTTTGTTCAGTGCcctttttggcaaatatttcagaaatacaGAAATAAGTGCTATGAGCtcaaatttgaggaaatttagCCAAAAGATTGTGGGAACTTTAAATGAGGGTCTCTGGAATGCAAAAAGAAATTGATGACGGGTCTccagaacaaacaaaaaaaaagcttGAAAAAGTGGGTCTAAGGAGTGTGGCACTTACCCGTAGTGCATGGTATACAGAGTACCCCCCCCTTCTTGACTTCTTACAATGGGGCAGTTGcccctggctatgctactggaggcatggaaaaaaaaaacctcacgAAATTACCACTTACACAGTAATTaaatgtaattatttttttaattgtattgcattgtgtttgcgagtgtttttattttgggaagtttattttgtttaatataaatgaagagcttggttccaaaccatgttaagtccacaaacacatgtttctgattgacctgtgcgatattgcaatggttTTAAAACAGCAATATTATTTTCACCCATTGTAGTATGCCATCGATCTTTTGGGTTCTTTCCCCAGATAGTATTATATTCTGTGTAAATTTAATTCATACACTCGTAAAAAATCAAATTGACACCAATTTTATTTCTGAATATACTTTATTATCATCAGCCTTGCTGATACacaatagcaaaataatgcagaCATGATCCTTTTCTGCAGTCTACACAGATAACATTTCTGTGCAATACTCTCTTATACCATACAGCTACATAGATAAGAATTCATGAACACCTTATCAACATCTTAAATATCGGTACAAGACTCAGTACCACAGGACGATTTAAGAACTTcccatatcagttcgggggcactcataattcacg is a window from the Amphiura filiformis chromosome 12, Afil_fr2py, whole genome shotgun sequence genome containing:
- the LOC140165683 gene encoding nucleoside diphosphate kinase 6-like; translation: MRALFRKLITSTLTPGGAPWRPMMTSNGDGRLQLTLAIIKPDVVAHPHRLEEVKEEIVENEFYFIQSKIVKWSKSDAEKFYGEHKGRFFYNRLVGFMSMGPMSVHVLARQNAIKHWRNLMGPTKTFRAKHEAPGSLRARYGLTDTRNATHGSDSDENAKKEIGLFFPDFDVGSWYASEEELFRTGKVTFCSQSGVHVIDTSDR